One genomic segment of Bacteroidota bacterium includes these proteins:
- a CDS encoding DEAD/DEAH box helicase family protein, whose amino-acid sequence MPELNQDPEQLARDKIDAQLIACGWTIQDKDKINLNASSGIVVRYYLTQDGKETDYVLFVDKKPVGVIEAKREEEGFRLINVEEQSKEYADSKLKYLNNDPLPFVYESTGEVTRFTDFRDPKPRSRPTFTFHRPETFRKWLKQEKSLRNSLRDLPELLTEGLRDCQIKAITELDKSFKENKPKALIQMATGSGKTFTAITFIYRLLKFTNAKRILFLVDTKNLGEQAEQEFMSFLPNDDNQLFTKLYGVHRLKSSFIPTDNHVYISTIQRLYSILKGTELDEAAEEENPNERWQPKEPLPVVYSEKLPIEFFDFIVIDECHRSIYNLWMQVIEYFDAFQIGLTATPDNRTFGFFKQNIVSEYNHEQAVADGVNVGHDVYLIETKITAQGATIEKGEYVERREKLSRKKHWEMQDDNETYGANQLDKDVVNPNQIRLIVKTFKEMLPDIFKNEKRFDESGNFEVPKTLIFAKTDSHADDIINIVREEFGEGNNFCKKITYKNKDEDPKSVLAQFRNDYFPRLAVTVDMIATGTDVKPLECLLFMRDVRSRNYFEQMKGRGTRVIPLDDLKKVSPSAKFTKDHFVIVDAVGVTKSCKTDSRPLEKKPGIPLKDLLNAITVGARDEDLFSSLANRLIRLEKQITEQEKEQFSEMANGKSLNQVVKELLNAYNPDTIENLKEKIEKELPKESPNKKEEAFYKLHDEIKEKAAEVFTGELSNYIDNVRRAHEQTIDITNPDALLNKGWATDSKQKAENLLADFKAWIEQHKDEIIALQIFYSQPFRRRELTYKMIQQVLEKLKLEKPLLAPIQVWRAYEQLEKVTGSPKTELIALVSLLRRITDIDTALTSYDKTVDRNFQQWILKKNAGQHNLFNKEQMQWLNMIKDHIATSIHLDADDLDYTPFDAQGGKGKMFQLFGESMNDIINELNEVLAA is encoded by the coding sequence ATGCCAGAACTAAATCAAGATCCTGAACAATTAGCAAGAGATAAAATTGATGCTCAATTAATCGCTTGTGGCTGGACTATTCAGGACAAAGACAAAATAAACCTGAATGCTTCAAGCGGAATTGTTGTGCGCTACTATTTGACACAAGATGGAAAAGAAACGGACTATGTACTATTCGTTGACAAAAAACCTGTTGGAGTTATTGAAGCAAAAAGAGAAGAAGAAGGTTTTCGATTAATAAATGTAGAGGAACAATCTAAAGAATATGCTGATAGTAAACTTAAATATTTAAACAACGACCCTTTACCTTTCGTGTATGAAAGTACAGGAGAGGTTACACGGTTCACTGATTTTCGTGACCCAAAGCCCCGTTCACGACCAACATTTACTTTTCACAGACCGGAAACTTTTCGCAAGTGGTTGAAGCAAGAAAAATCACTTCGTAATAGTTTACGTGATTTGCCTGAATTGCTAACCGAAGGTTTGCGTGATTGCCAAATAAAAGCAATCACTGAACTTGACAAATCATTCAAGGAAAACAAACCAAAAGCATTAATTCAAATGGCGACAGGTTCGGGAAAAACTTTTACAGCTATTACTTTTATTTATCGCTTGTTGAAATTCACTAATGCAAAACGGATTTTATTTTTGGTTGACACCAAAAATCTTGGTGAGCAAGCAGAGCAAGAGTTCATGAGTTTTTTGCCGAATGACGACAACCAACTTTTCACAAAACTTTACGGAGTGCATCGGTTGAAATCAAGTTTCATCCCGACTGACAATCATGTTTACATCAGCACAATTCAGCGTTTGTATTCTATTCTAAAAGGAACTGAATTAGACGAAGCAGCCGAAGAAGAAAATCCAAACGAAAGATGGCAACCGAAAGAACCGTTGCCTGTTGTTTACAGTGAAAAACTTCCGATTGAATTTTTTGATTTTATTGTGATTGATGAATGTCATCGCAGCATTTATAATTTGTGGATGCAGGTGATTGAATATTTTGATGCGTTTCAAATTGGTTTAACGGCAACGCCTGACAACAGAACTTTTGGTTTCTTCAAACAAAATATTGTGAGTGAATACAACCACGAACAGGCAGTTGCAGATGGTGTGAATGTGGGCCATGATGTGTATTTGATTGAAACAAAAATAACAGCACAAGGAGCAACGATTGAAAAAGGCGAGTATGTAGAACGAAGAGAAAAACTCTCAAGGAAAAAGCATTGGGAGATGCAGGACGATAATGAAACATACGGAGCAAATCAATTAGATAAAGATGTGGTAAATCCAAATCAAATTCGTTTGATTGTAAAAACATTTAAAGAAATGTTGCCGGATATTTTTAAAAATGAAAAACGATTTGATGAAAGCGGAAACTTTGAAGTTCCTAAAACTTTAATCTTCGCTAAAACAGATTCACACGCTGACGACATTATAAATATTGTGAGAGAAGAATTTGGAGAAGGAAATAATTTCTGCAAAAAAATTACTTACAAGAACAAAGACGAAGATCCGAAATCTGTTTTGGCTCAATTCAGAAATGATTATTTCCCACGGCTTGCAGTTACGGTTGACATGATTGCAACAGGCACGGATGTAAAGCCCTTGGAGTGTTTGCTTTTTATGCGTGATGTGCGGAGCAGAAATTATTTTGAACAAATGAAAGGCAGAGGCACAAGAGTAATTCCGTTGGATGATTTGAAAAAAGTTTCTCCCTCTGCAAAATTTACCAAAGACCATTTTGTAATTGTGGATGCAGTTGGTGTTACAAAGAGTTGCAAAACCGATAGCAGACCTTTAGAAAAGAAACCTGGCATTCCTTTAAAAGATTTATTGAATGCAATTACTGTTGGAGCAAGAGACGAAGATTTGTTTTCTTCACTTGCAAATCGTTTGATACGATTAGAAAAACAAATTACTGAACAAGAGAAAGAACAGTTCAGTGAAATGGCAAACGGTAAAAGTTTAAATCAGGTAGTGAAAGAATTATTGAATGCTTACAATCCTGACACAATTGAGAATTTAAAAGAAAAAATTGAAAAAGAACTTCCAAAAGAATCACCAAATAAAAAAGAGGAAGCATTCTACAAACTGCATGATGAAATAAAAGAAAAGGCAGCAGAAGTTTTTACAGGAGAACTAAGCAACTATATTGATAATGTTCGCAGAGCACACGAACAAACTATTGATATTACAAATCCTGATGCACTATTAAACAAAGGTTGGGCAACAGACAGCAAACAGAAAGCAGAAAATTTATTGGCTGATTTCAAAGCATGGATTGAACAACACAAAGATGAAATTATAGCATTGCAGATTTTTTATTCACAACCTTTCCGCAGACGTGAACTCACTTACAAAATGATTCAGCAGGTTCTTGAAAAATTGAAATTAGAAAAACCTTTGCTTGCTCCTATCCAAGTGTGGCGGGCTTATGAGCAATTAGAAAAAGTTACAGGCAGTCCGAAAACAGAATTGATTGCTTTGGTTTCTTTACTTAGAAGAATTACAGACATTGACACAGCACTAACAAGTTATGATAAAACAGTTGACAGAAATTTTCAGCAATGGATATTAAAAAAGAATGCCGGACAACACAATCTTTTTAATAAAGAACAAATGCAATGGCTCAACATGATTAAAGATCACATTGCAACAAGCATTCATTTAGATGCTGATGATTTGGACTATACTCCTTTTGATGCACAAGGTGGAAAAGGGAAAATGTTTCAGTTGTTTGGCGAAAGCATGAATGACATTATTAACGAGCTTAATGAAGTGTTGGCAGCATAA
- a CDS encoding ligase-associated DNA damage response DEXH box helicase: MHPHLQQWYTRKKWKPYPFQLQLAEAYDAGMHGLLNAPTGSGKTYAMFIPIICAELEKIKNGETVNPGLKVLWITPLRALAKDICRALQEACVIMELDWKVELRTGDTQTSVKQRQKKQMPDCLIITPESIHVLFCSPGYSLLFKNVEAIVVDEWHELLGSKRGVQTELAISRIKHISPQLRIWGISATIGNLIEAMEVLLGNDIPEEKTSIIRSNIKKEISVQTVFPESIEVLPWAGHIGLKLLPQIVDIIYSAHTALIFTNTRAMAEIWYHQLLEFDEELAGQIALHHGSLSREVRDWVEESLHAGSLKAVIATSSLDLGVDFRPVDTVIQIGSPKGVARFTQRAGRSGHQPGAVSKIFFVPTHALELVEIAAIKQALKEEIVEKREPFVQCFDVLIQYLVSLSIGEGFKEKELLQEIRNTHAFHLMSDDEWQWCLKTITQGGDAFSAYDEFIRVGIVHDVYRIMNKTAATRHRLQIGTIVSEPVVKIQLMKGGFLGTIEEYFVSRLNPGDVFWFAGHCLEFILFKEMTAFVKKTKEQKAFTASYLGGRMPLSSYMSELMRKQLESPGAFNESKQEFKILQSLLDLQQLRSAIPTTKQLLVEVTHSDDGMHIFFYPFEGRLVHEVMASLTAFRLSKIKPMSISVAMNDYGFELLCNETIEITEAVVRMLFEIKNLETEVMNSVNAMEMAKRKFRDISIISGMVFTGFPGKMKKSRHLQSGSQLIFDVLLQYDPNNLLLKQAYDEIVNDHFEHARLRKAYMRIDTSEILIKYSARFTPFAFPIVVDSLREKLSSERLSDRIARLLADNSAV; the protein is encoded by the coding sequence ATGCACCCCCACCTCCAACAATGGTACACTCGCAAAAAATGGAAGCCTTATCCATTTCAATTGCAATTGGCGGAAGCGTATGATGCGGGTATGCATGGGTTGTTGAATGCGCCTACGGGAAGTGGAAAAACGTATGCGATGTTTATTCCTATTATTTGTGCGGAATTAGAAAAAATAAAGAATGGCGAAACTGTAAATCCGGGATTAAAAGTATTATGGATTACTCCGCTTCGTGCATTGGCAAAAGATATTTGCAGAGCATTGCAAGAGGCTTGTGTAATTATGGAATTGGATTGGAAAGTAGAACTGCGCACAGGTGATACGCAAACTTCTGTGAAGCAGCGACAGAAAAAACAAATGCCTGATTGTTTAATTATTACTCCGGAAAGTATTCATGTATTATTTTGTTCGCCGGGGTATTCTTTATTGTTTAAAAATGTGGAAGCAATTGTGGTGGATGAATGGCATGAGTTGCTGGGAAGTAAAAGAGGTGTGCAAACGGAACTTGCTATTTCCCGCATTAAACATATTTCTCCGCAACTGCGCATCTGGGGAATTTCTGCTACTATAGGAAATTTAATTGAAGCAATGGAAGTGTTGCTTGGTAATGATATTCCTGAAGAAAAAACTTCTATCATTCGCAGTAATATTAAAAAAGAAATTTCTGTACAAACTGTATTTCCTGAAAGCATAGAAGTGTTGCCTTGGGCTGGACATATCGGATTAAAATTGTTACCACAAATTGTAGATATTATTTATTCTGCACACACTGCTTTAATTTTTACAAACACCAGAGCAATGGCAGAAATATGGTATCATCAATTGTTGGAATTTGATGAAGAACTTGCAGGGCAAATTGCATTGCATCATGGTTCCTTAAGCAGGGAAGTGCGTGATTGGGTGGAGGAGAGTTTACATGCAGGTTCATTGAAAGCAGTGATTGCAACAAGCAGTTTGGATCTGGGTGTTGACTTTCGTCCTGTAGATACTGTAATACAAATCGGTTCGCCGAAAGGTGTTGCAAGATTTACTCAACGGGCAGGAAGAAGTGGTCATCAGCCGGGTGCTGTTTCAAAAATATTTTTTGTACCGACACATGCTTTGGAGTTGGTAGAAATTGCCGCAATAAAACAAGCATTAAAAGAAGAGATTGTAGAAAAGCGAGAACCCTTTGTGCAATGCTTTGATGTATTAATTCAATACTTGGTTTCGCTTTCTATTGGTGAAGGATTTAAAGAAAAAGAATTGTTACAAGAAATTCGCAACACGCATGCATTTCATTTAATGAGTGATGATGAATGGCAATGGTGTTTAAAAACTATTACTCAAGGCGGTGATGCATTTAGTGCGTATGATGAATTTATAAGGGTGGGAATTGTGCATGATGTATATCGCATTATGAATAAAACTGCTGCTACCCGACATCGTTTGCAAATTGGTACAATCGTAAGTGAACCGGTTGTAAAAATTCAATTGATGAAAGGTGGTTTTCTCGGTACGATAGAAGAGTATTTTGTTTCCCGATTAAATCCCGGAGATGTGTTTTGGTTTGCAGGTCATTGTTTGGAATTTATTTTATTTAAAGAGATGACTGCATTCGTGAAAAAAACAAAAGAACAAAAAGCATTCACTGCTTCTTATCTTGGTGGACGCATGCCGTTGTCTTCTTACATGTCGGAATTAATGCGCAAACAATTGGAATCTCCGGGTGCATTTAATGAAAGCAAACAAGAATTTAAAATATTGCAATCGTTGCTCGATTTACAACAATTGCGTTCTGCAATTCCAACTACAAAACAATTGCTTGTTGAAGTAACACATTCAGATGATGGAATGCATATTTTCTTTTATCCATTTGAAGGAAGATTAGTGCATGAAGTGATGGCAAGTTTAACTGCATTTCGTTTGAGTAAAATAAAACCGATGAGTATTTCTGTTGCAATGAATGATTATGGTTTTGAATTATTATGCAATGAAACAATTGAAATTACAGAAGCTGTTGTGCGTATGTTATTTGAAATTAAAAATCTGGAAACAGAAGTAATGAATAGTGTGAATGCTATGGAAATGGCAAAGAGAAAATTCAGAGACATAAGTATTATTTCCGGAATGGTGTTCACCGGTTTTCCGGGTAAAATGAAAAAGAGTCGTCACCTGCAATCGGGCTCTCAATTAATATTTGATGTGTTGCTGCAATACGATCCGAATAATCTGTTATTAAAACAAGCGTATGATGAAATTGTGAATGATCATTTTGAACATGCCCGCTTGCGAAAAGCATACATGAGAATTGATACTTCAGAAATCCTCATTAAATATTCAGCAAGGTTTACACCCTTTGCTTTTCCGATAGTGGTGGATAGTTTGCGGGAGAAACTGAGTTCCGAGCGGCTGAGCGATCGTATTGCCCGTTTACTTGCTGATAATAGCGCTGTGTAA
- a CDS encoding M1 family metallopeptidase — protein MRYVFLIALPLFLFSCKNEEKEVPRNSTQILEMSTDKHSFANSNEVMLTHLDWNANIDFDKQIISATAVWQLSEHTTQSIILDTKGLTILKITLDGDKETTWSFGDTISEKEYLGVPLIIAIEPTTKTVHIDYMSAPDAAAVQWLNTAQTRDKKFPFMFTQSQAILARTWLPCMDGPGVRFTYNAEVQVPVGMLALMSAENPQEKNNTGKYSFKMETPIPSYLMAIAAGDLEFKAIGAQTGVYAEPSFVEAVAWEFADMQTMVDKAGELYGAYSWGRYDVLVLPPSFPFGGMENPRLTFATPTVIAGDRSLVALVAHELAHSWSGNTVTNSNWNDFWLNEGFTVYFEGRIMEAVYGKDYSDMLAVLEYSELQATVAELGADSPDTHLQLELTGRDPDAGMTDIAYNKGAYFLRLLEKTAGRETFDAFLKSYFADNAYKPMTTEKFIDYLNTNLISKYPEKFEGVNINAWIFGPGIPANCPIVVSERFNLVDSAAAKYAKGADPKSLQTKDWSTHEWLRFLSKLPEDIDTTQMAALDNAFGFTKSGNSEIADKWFELAIQKKYTPAYNAMENFLISVGRRKFLMPLYKAMAQTPEGMEMAKSIYTKARPGYHYLSLTSIDELLN, from the coding sequence ATGCGCTACGTATTTTTAATTGCCTTACCTCTCTTTTTATTTTCATGTAAGAATGAAGAAAAGGAAGTTCCACGCAACTCAACTCAAATATTAGAAATGTCTACCGACAAACATTCTTTCGCAAACTCCAACGAAGTGATGTTAACGCATCTGGATTGGAATGCAAATATTGATTTCGATAAGCAGATAATTTCTGCAACGGCAGTGTGGCAATTAAGTGAGCATACTACCCAATCAATAATTCTAGATACCAAAGGATTAACCATTTTAAAAATAACTTTAGATGGCGATAAAGAAACTACCTGGAGTTTTGGAGACACTATTTCAGAAAAAGAATATTTAGGTGTACCCTTAATAATTGCAATAGAACCTACAACTAAAACTGTACATATTGATTACATGAGCGCACCCGATGCAGCAGCAGTGCAATGGTTAAATACCGCACAAACCCGTGATAAGAAATTCCCTTTTATGTTCACACAATCTCAAGCTATACTTGCCCGCACTTGGTTGCCTTGTATGGATGGACCGGGAGTAAGATTTACTTATAATGCAGAGGTGCAAGTACCTGTAGGAATGCTGGCTTTAATGAGTGCAGAAAATCCGCAGGAAAAAAATAACACAGGAAAATATTCCTTTAAAATGGAAACACCTATTCCTTCATATCTGATGGCAATAGCCGCCGGTGATTTGGAATTTAAAGCTATCGGAGCGCAGACAGGTGTATATGCGGAACCTTCCTTTGTGGAAGCCGTAGCCTGGGAATTTGCCGATATGCAAACTATGGTGGATAAGGCGGGTGAATTATATGGTGCTTATAGTTGGGGAAGATATGATGTGCTGGTATTGCCTCCGAGTTTCCCTTTTGGTGGAATGGAAAATCCACGTTTGACTTTTGCAACACCAACGGTTATTGCGGGTGATAGATCTTTAGTCGCACTTGTTGCACATGAATTGGCGCATAGCTGGAGTGGCAATACAGTTACCAATTCAAATTGGAATGACTTCTGGCTGAATGAGGGATTCACCGTGTATTTTGAAGGCAGGATTATGGAAGCGGTTTACGGAAAAGATTATTCTGATATGCTGGCTGTTTTAGAATATTCTGAATTGCAGGCTACCGTCGCAGAATTAGGTGCTGATTCTCCGGATACACATTTACAATTGGAATTGACTGGTCGTGATCCCGATGCAGGCATGACTGATATCGCTTATAATAAAGGTGCTTATTTCTTGCGCTTGTTGGAGAAAACAGCAGGACGAGAAACCTTTGATGCATTTCTGAAAAGTTATTTTGCTGATAATGCGTATAAGCCAATGACCACTGAAAAGTTTATTGATTATTTGAATACAAATCTTATCAGCAAGTATCCTGAAAAATTTGAAGGTGTAAATATCAATGCATGGATTTTTGGTCCGGGAATTCCTGCCAACTGTCCAATAGTAGTTTCTGAAAGATTTAATTTGGTGGATTCTGCTGCTGCAAAATATGCAAAAGGTGCTGATCCAAAATCATTGCAAACTAAAGATTGGTCAACACATGAATGGCTGCGTTTTCTTTCTAAGCTACCAGAGGATATTGATACTACGCAAATGGCTGCATTGGATAATGCTTTTGGATTTACAAAATCAGGTAATAGTGAAATAGCCGACAAATGGTTTGAACTTGCAATACAGAAAAAATACACACCTGCCTATAATGCAATGGAAAATTTCTTAATCTCTGTTGGCCGCAGAAAGTTTTTAATGCCATTATATAAAGCAATGGCTCAAACACCTGAGGGAATGGAAATGGCGAAAAGCATTTATACCAAAGCACGGCCGGGCTATCATTATCTGTCATTAACTTCTATAGATGAATTACTGAATTAG
- a CDS encoding sulfotransferase — MTGLEVSVIKNQILFIVGNSRSGTTMMRRVLGNHPDIFMLEEMHFFEQLWSSSDADKILNTSEAITLASRLFFIQRNGYLSEIDFNLHKADAEKVVNAMQGKLFPHEIFKAFMFFETHLHNKTIPCQKTPQDVFYIKEILELFPEASIINMVRDPRGILLSQKRKWQRRNMGASFMTKKEQRRLKINYHPITISKLWNSSQQAALQFADNENVRTVIFEKLVETPDSEVRALCTFLKMDFRETMLNIPQVGSSNEADAPNSFGIKSARAGNWEKGGLNNAEVQICQNICKKFMLQYGYTIADVKANIFQLTYYYISFPFKIILALLFNLHRMKNIGEAIKRRLG, encoded by the coding sequence TTGACAGGTTTGGAAGTGAGTGTAATTAAAAATCAAATACTTTTTATAGTTGGAAATTCCCGAAGTGGAACCACAATGATGCGCCGTGTACTCGGCAATCATCCGGATATATTTATGTTGGAAGAAATGCACTTCTTCGAGCAATTATGGAGCTCATCCGATGCCGATAAAATTTTAAATACATCCGAAGCAATTACGCTTGCATCCAGATTATTCTTTATTCAACGCAATGGTTATTTAAGTGAGATAGATTTTAATTTACATAAAGCCGATGCCGAAAAAGTGGTGAATGCGATGCAGGGAAAATTATTTCCGCATGAAATTTTTAAAGCGTTTATGTTTTTTGAAACACACTTGCACAACAAAACTATTCCTTGTCAGAAGACACCGCAAGATGTGTTTTATATCAAAGAGATTTTAGAATTATTTCCTGAAGCTTCCATTATTAATATGGTGCGTGATCCGAGAGGTATATTGCTTTCTCAAAAAAGAAAATGGCAACGTCGTAATATGGGCGCATCATTTATGACGAAGAAAGAGCAACGCAGATTGAAGATTAATTATCATCCGATTACCATTTCAAAATTGTGGAATTCATCACAACAAGCAGCATTACAATTTGCAGATAATGAAAATGTGCGCACAGTAATTTTTGAAAAACTTGTTGAAACTCCTGACTCGGAAGTGCGTGCTTTATGTACATTTTTAAAAATGGATTTTCGGGAGACAATGTTGAATATTCCGCAGGTGGGTTCCAGTAATGAAGCAGATGCACCCAATAGTTTTGGAATCAAATCAGCACGGGCAGGCAATTGGGAAAAGGGCGGGTTGAATAATGCGGAAGTGCAGATATGTCAGAATATTTGTAAGAAATTTATGTTGCAATACGGTTATACAATTGCAGATGTAAAAGCAAATATATTTCAGCTCACCTATTATTACATTTCATTTCCTTTCAAAATAATACTCGCATTATTATTTAATCTGCATCGTATGAAAAATATTGGAGAAGCAATTAAAAGAAGATTGGGATAA